TTCAGGCATAAAGCAGTGCACTATGGGATAGCAGGGAATGCCTGATAGAAACTAGGTAGTTAGGAATGTGTTCACATGAACCTTAGAGGAACTATAACCTGAAGAGTtactcctgtttcaaagaggaTTAATTACTGTTACCTAAGACACCAATTTTGATTAAATAATGCTTGTATGTGGATACaagggacttaaaaaaaaaaaaaaaaagaaaccccaaACTAAAATTAATCTTATGCAACTTCCCAAAGTAGAGAAGCCCATAGAAATGTACAAGTACATCTATACCTGCAAAATGGTACCTCCTGGCAGTTGTGGTTATAAgagaaatacaaatacaaaaaatacaaaaaaaaaaaaatacaaaatacaattttgaatacaaaaaaacccatcaaatccttaaaaccACAACCTTAAGTATCAAAGTATACACCATAGCAAGTGTCACAATTTAAGATTAGTGCTCCTCTTTTCCTTCAGGGAATCCTGGCCAACAGAGTGATTATATTCATTTTAACATGGATATATCTTCAGAATATGAATTAAATATAAATTGTAACGTTGAACTGCTTAACTTCTATTTAACAAGTGTTGTGAAAAGTTATTCAAGGCAGCTTCTACAGATTTAGTGTGTTTTCTTCAGTACCTCTACCTAGGAggcatttatttttgcagtagaaGCAGAAGTGGTGGGGTTATTATATACCAGTGCTAGAGGACTAACCACAGTGCATTGGGGCTCACGTCATCTATCCCATAAGATAGCTAGAAGTAAACACCACATATCTGAAGGTTAGGTTGCAGCACGACAAACTATAGGAAGGGTATATATTTGCATTCAAATGCAATGGTGCTGTGAAGTTGCTTTAGGCAAGTTAGGAAGCAGGAGTGCCTCAACAAATGTCAGTTACTATTCTACAACAGTGTTCTCTCCCACAGCACTTAAATTTAAATGTGGTCTTCACTTGACATCAACTATAAACAAAATTTAGGCAAGAAGTTAGTTCTATCGGACTTCAGAAATAGTTCCTCccatctactcctgggggaattctgggcCACAGTGGATGCACAGACTTTATGTCCCCCActgatttctttgcttctctgcagaaaaatgactttctgatggggaagcaaagggaagccacaagagtggtcaggCAAggtccccatccccccagcagtatgttttgggtgcccagggcagctggcagagaggtaaatcactatgGGGCAAGGGGCAGGATGGGGAACACCTGGCTGGTAGCTGCTACCCTGCActaggctcagctgctagtcccggctgggctggagaggatgggGCTTCTTCTTTCCCTGTATGGCAGccggggccaggtcagacccatccccagatttctcccccagctgcaggaagctctgcaaactctcccCCCCTTCCTGCATCCATCGCTtcacagctgcagggggagggatccatgtacagggagctgctcccccatccacccaacccccatacATCCAGACCCCCTCCTACCCAGACCCTCCAGCCAAGCCTCACCCACCCACAATGAGCCCCCtttcccctgcacctggaccaccccaccaagccccccacacccagatccccaccccaccaagccccactcccccagcatctggacccccctgcCAAGCTCTATCCCTCCCACACCCACCTGCTGAGCCtcaaccacctgcacctggactcccctgcagagtcccattaccattgcacccagaaccccccaacaagcccctgtgcacccagattgccccacacacagctctctcaacccacacctgaaTCCTCCaaactaagcccctccacacttgcatCCTGCCTTGCTGATCCTacccacccacacctggtgcacctggcacagaggggcagggccctggggtgatTCTGGGGCAGAcctggtccttgcgctgtgtcagggttgggtacagcctcaccgctgagtccatgtcccagggggagaggggagctgcacAATGAACTtacacctccatgcagccagtggacTGTGCTCCCCGTGGCCATGctagagcctccacatttatttgacaaataaaatttgcagaattttaaaatattgtgcgtagaatttttattttttgtgcagaattttttatttttttgggtacagaatgccctcaggaataCTCCCATCCTCCTCTTCTACATTCTAAATCCCACCACCAAAAAAATACTTGGGAGTGCCACAGTACTGACTTATACCATTGCATCACATATTTGTGCATATTAGACATATTCATTTCCTTTTTTCAGATTGAGTATGGTCCATTGCATGTCATATTCATAATAGAAAAGGTGCAGGCCCCAAGTTTAATAGAGAACAGTTTGAGCTTGACAGTTGGTGTTACCCTCCCCTTTCTTCTTGCCTGGTCATAACCAGGCTCACCCCTCAACCATCCATGAAGACTAATAGGAAGATAACAGGATATACACAGTAATAATAAAAAGTATGGGAGAGACACAAGCTTAACGGTAGCTAGGATCAGAATTAAAGACAGTAGTATAGTCCCGTAGCCAAGGCCCAATGCTGGGAGTTGAGACCTGCATTCTCAAACTGGCTCTAACTTGGTGTATTACCCTGGCAAAGAAGTCGCATCACTCCTATTTTCCTACCCAACCTTTTGTCTGCCTTGTCAATttagaataagattttcagagcagggactgtctcaccaGACAGTGTTGTACAAAGCCTAACAGAATGTAGCTTCAATTCTGGCAGTACTGTAATGGGTTAGAACTCTCTCCCATAGCCAGACTTTTAGGGGAAGAAAGGCAAAATAATGTTCCTTGTGTGCTGCAGAACAAAGTGTTACCTTAAACAAAGTGATGTCTGTATAACTGATCTTTTTATTGAAGTCTATTAGAAGACGGTTGTAGATTATGTCATATGGCGTTCAATAAGTACAGTTATACTACCTCAGTTCACTGCATACATTTTGAGTAAATCTCCAGCCCATACATAAATACTGGTTCATTTGATCCTGTATATGTGCATCTTTTGTATGAAAAAGATTTTTATAAGTAACTACTGTACACAGAGGATCAGTGTTAGGTTTAACAAGTTAGGACTTGTACCAAACCCATATTGAGAGCCACACATTAAACATTTCAATATATGTATTATGTTTAACAGTAGAAAAGTGTAATGAAGTCTAAATAATGTAACAGCTTAAATACATTTCGTAAGGGAATGAAAGACAGCATAATGGAGGACAAAAGAGCATACTGACCTATCTAATGACATTTAGTCATTAATATGCAACATACAAAGCCAATGCTGACTAACAACCAACACTTGTTTGGGACGTTATAGGTTGTTCTCTCCCCCCCGAAGGTCCAGTTTGTCATTCACATTCCAGACAACATCCTCaatttggggtggggcagggtgagggaggAAATGAAGCAAGCTCTGCTGTAAAGATCAAGTTTCTTCTACCCACAGAGGGAAGACCAACATATTTTGTTAAGGCTGCAGGCAGTTAAGGCTGCACAGCATTTGTATGATGAAACCAGTGTGTACTATAAAGTTCAGTGGTTGTGGTAGGCTTACTTGGTAGTATTAATGTTTATTGGAAAACTCAAGTAGCTTAATGACCAACCAAGACAGGAAACGATGTTTTTACAGCATATATAATATTAATTTGACTCAGAAGATTCCTTAAGTTAGTTATAACGGAGAACTCCAAAAGAGAGTTAAACACCTTCCTGACTTTTTTAATAATTATAATGCAACATAGAAGATACTGAACATGGTGACCTATAACTGCTCCAGGGCCTCTAGAAACAAGATCACAACTATTTACTAGGAGAATACATGTAATCAAGAAAGTTTCTACAATAAAAGCTAGAATAAGTTTTTGAATTAAAGGAATATCACTAAGTGTATAAAGGGCCACTGATGCTATTTGAGTTGAGAAAGCCCTCAGTTTCATGTTATGCTTATTTAGATATAAAAAGTTAAAGAGGGACTGAAAACTTGATATGATGGCCTCTATGCCTACTTTAGAGTCATGTGTTCAGTAGTTACAGTTGTATAAAATTTAGTCTGAAATACCATGTCATCTCCTTTTAACTTTGCAATTCAGTCATTACAATACAGAGAAACATTTAAGAGACTTTCTTCTATCATGAAATTGTGGATGCAAGAGAACATGCATTCGCTGATTGAGTTCTTTCAAAGGATTTACAGTAATTGATGTTGTAATGCCAAGAAAGCAACTATCGTTATGCATACAACATGCAGGCCAGTTAGTCTTCTCTATTAGTACACCTATTTACAAGCTATATTAATCTTTGACGTTTTCAATTTACCAACCTATATAAAACATGAGTGAATTTCCCCTGATGTTGATATTTAAGTAATCCAGTACACGTGACCCAGCTGAAACTACCACAACAGAAGAAGTTAACATTAGTGCTTATTTACTGAACCACCAAATAGCTAACAGTGATTTTCTAGTCTCTTCAGAAGTTCATATTAGAATTCATCATGTGATTAGAGGAGATTTTTGGTACCAGACAGTAGTATTGCCTGACAAGGATGTGACCTTTTGAACAGGCACCACAGTTCTGACTGAAAATACTTCCATGTTTTGCAAAAGGCAGAGTTATGGTTTCATACTGCAAGATGAAGTCTTCCATAAGGGACTGTTCTTATGCAGTTGATTTTTCAGTGATGGCAGAAAGATATTATTGCCCTTAAAGTTGTGCaaaaaaatcccccccaaaaGCAGAAGACTGTCAACATGAGGGAATTTAAGACTGCATTTGTTTAAGTTACTATGAGATCCCAATATGCTTACCCTAGTTATCTTAAGTTCTGGTTGATTATGGCTTAAAGAGTTGCATTTGAAagttaaaaatacatatatatttgcCTAGAATGTTAAGTGAAGAATGACATTGTCTAAgcaaaattgggaaaaaactcaAGGATAGAGTTTATCAAGTTAGTTTCCTATTACTTAAAGCATCTTCCTTTCcctagggagaaaaaaaaattaaggtcaaAACACCACACATACATGCAGAATAACCATATCTACTTTGCAGACAAAAATTCATTCTTATCAATTCTGATATTCAGCAAGATTCCTATCTTTATCTAGTAAGATAGCCATATAGATATTTACAAGCAGATTTTGTTTCATGACTAGTCAAAATAATGTGATGATTAATAGAGTTATCTATCCCCCTCTCTCTCACCTACCCCTACCAAACCTCAAAATATTGTTCTAGCAGCATTCATTGATTCAATAGTGCAAACTTGTTTCAAGTCCCTCTTTCCATGTTGTGCCATCTTCTTGGAAGACTTAGTTCAATAGCACTTTCCACAGTCAATAAAACTTTGGGCAATGGAGGGAGAAATGTACTTGCACACATTTTAATTCCAATGAGCAGACACTCTGGTTTGCTCACCAAGTATATTTTCGTCTTCTGATCAGACTAGTCATTGTTATGACAACTTTGGTAAATTGTACATCCATTTAAAGTTCAGAATTCCTCATTTTGACATGCACCTACAATATGAGAGTTGAACTGCACCACAATAATTGTAATGTCATCTCTGTACATCCTAGCCAACTCTTCTGGAAGACTAAGCATCTTGGACAGCCGTTCATGATCAACAGTGCCAAACTCATTATTTCCCACTGCATGACGTATCAGATGAGTTGCTGCATTCTGATCTTCAAATGCAGAGGAGATTCTGGCTCTCCTTTCTGTTAGGAGACCGTGCATCTGTCCCAGAGTTACCTTATAACCACCAACAGCTATTGGCTGTTGGTGATGAACTCCAGTGAGATACTCTCCTACAATTCTAACCACGTCCTGCCTATGCATGGTCTCCCACAGGCCATCTGTAGCCAACACCAGGAATTTATCCTGAGGCCTTAATTTGTGATGTATGACCTCTGGCTCAGCTGTGAGATATGGAGGAGTGTGATAGTTAGGAGGGATAAACTTGGTATACTCATTGTCATTCAACTGATCTGGGCCCGATTCTATAACTCTCTTCTGAAGTTCAATGCTCCATTTGAATTTCACATCACCAAAAGCTCTGAAAGGCATCAATAAGCCTAACAGCCTATCTTGTTTTACAACACTTTTCTCTTCAGACTTTGGGTGCTCCAGTTTTACTCGTTCTATTTCACTTTCATTTTGTGCATTATGATCGTAGGACAGAGTGACTGCAGACCAAGATCCATCTTCTTCTTGAACACCAAGCATTGCCCTGCTGTCACCAGTATTAGCAATATGCAAATCAACACCATCTACATGAGCCACGCAGGCGGTTGCTCCTGAAAAAGCCACTCGCAGTACCAAGTAATTGAGAAAAGAGTTTGGATCTCCCACTTGAGCTTCTAATGAAATATCATTATCAAGCCTCTTGAAAGCATTAATTAAAGCCTCTTTTACATCCGTAGTCTCTCCAGTGTTGAGGTCTATGAGCTCCTGCCAGTAAGTTCTTAAACTGTTGAAATACAGTTTGGAAGCTTCCTTACTAAAATAATCATTGGGATGCTTGTGCCACTGTAAGATGGGCAACAGGGCATGGCCACTCTCCACTGCATTTTCTATTTCAAGTAGAGTCTCATGAGGTAACAAAGAGACAGCAATGTAGTAGAAGAGTCTTTCGCTGACAGCCTGAGCACAAGCACAGCCTGCATGGCCATCAAATACACCTAGAAGCATTCCTCTTGTTTGTAAGCATGTCGCCGCACTCCTCCTGTCTTCTATTGGAGCATTAGCAGGCAACTGGTTGCTATCAAAGCCAAGAATAGAACTTATGTTTTTGCCATCAAATTCTGGGACTTTAAAgctgtattcatttgctttcaGAATGCTGTTGACCTGTGGAGGAGTGAGGTAAAATCTCTGTGGTGTGGAAACATAGCTCCTTGCATGGATAAACTGATTAAAATTCTCTTTTGGACAGAGCGTTGCAAGTTTCTTCTGAGGTGCACATCTCAAATGATTGTGAGCCAAATGAGGTGACAAACAACAAAGATGTTTGTGATGGCAGTAGCACACTGTATTGTATATCCTGCCAATCTCGCAGTTACGAATCAATGGAAACAGTTGAGTTGGTGCTGGCATGGCATCAGAGAATAATGGCAGTCTGGAGCTTCTGACAGGAATTGCTAAAAGACAAGAGGGAAAAACACAACATACCACTAGGTTTAGTGAAGCAGTTAGCATTAACAGCATTAACATAGATAGATTTGTATCATAGAAAGCTTAGCTATAGAACAAAATAAGTTAACGTTTCAAGACAGTGAGGAAAATAGTAAAGTTGATGAAATTGTACACCATTATACACCCACACCCAGAGTCCTTTtagggaaggggaagaaggaaaggcagtgtaaaaaaaaaatgcttgcagAAGTGTATCATCTTGTTCAGGAGCAATGTGAAGTATACTGTACTTAAATATTTGATTTAGATATTTTGGTCTTTGGTACCAGACACAAGGTAGGAAGTTAAATGAGTACCATCCTTGTATATTAGGCGGGTTGCTAAAATAAATTCACAAAGAAATTGGAGGCTAGTAAGCCACTCCTTGGAAGTCTGCTTTCATTTCCCAGTCTCACCTCCTGGGCCACCAGGAGCCAGAAGATGCTGTGGAGGGAGCAAAACTAATCCCAAGCTAGAAGTGGTGAGGTGAGAAGAGTGCCTCAATGCTGGCAGATACAAGGAGCTCTGAAATTCTTCAAActgagggcacatctacactgcccTGCAATTCGGACTAAGGGGGGCACaaatagcagtgcacaccaaagtgctgcgcTTTAACTcacccatgtggatgctgcaggtgcaAACTGAGTCTATGAGTCCCAAGTGCACACTAAGTAGTTCTCTTTGAAGTTTCTACACAAATATCATTAAGTCTTGAGAGCATTAATTAAAGCCTCTTCTACATCAGAAGCCTCTCCAGTGTTGATGCTCCTGCCAGTAAATTCTTAAACTGTTTAGATTAGTTTGGAAGCTTCCTTACTAAAATAAATTATTGGACTTTCAAGGGAATATTAGTGCAAATGTGAGACCTTTAGGTTTATGCCCACAATGTCCacctgggagagttacagagcaACACGTGGGTGCACACTGTGgggcagtacagtaactcctcacttaaagtcatcccggttaacattgtttcgttgttacgttgctgatcaattagggaacatgctcgtttaaagttgtgcaatgctctaacgtcatttggcagctgcctgctttgtccactgcttgcaggaagagcagcccagtggagctagctggtgggggcttggaaccagggtggaccggcagccccccgctcccctaagttccctgtgcagcagctgcccagcaggctagcaattgcaactgtccctccccccactgccatgtgctgctcctgccctctgccttggagctgctcccagagactcctgcttgctgtgcggagtgtggggtgggaggaagaggaggataatgtcagggtgtccctcttccccctgctcctgcaccccacttaccccatcttccatagagtgGGTGGACACACGACCGGGCTCGGGAGGGAGGgaacttgctggcagcagctatgtctcagcaagctgatctaattaacaaggcagtgtacttaaaggggaaatgcgcatctctcgctcacactgtgtgtgtctcggtctgcgatgctgtctcccctccctccattcctgctgccttctaGAGTGAGagaattaacccttgagggctcagccaattgctagttcatcattttgcagtaaggcattccctgggaaatatcccaccctctgactcctccaccaagcttcacaatcatcatcactgtgtaccagtattaaattgtttaaaacttatactgtgtgtgtgtgtgtatgtgtgtgtatataaatatagtCTTGTAtggtgaaaaaaattccctggaacctaaccccctcatttacattaattcttatggggaaattggatttgcttaacattgtttcacttaaagttgtatttttcaggaacataactacaacgttaagtgaggagttactgtatagacATAGTCCCCTGTCTAAATTAGGCCTTCTAGAGGGGCCTACACAAAGTTATCTGCACTGACAGTTCTATTAACTTTAGGAATGCCCCCTTAAATTGAGAGTTTGAAAACCAAAGATTATAGCATAAATGAGCCAAGAGATTCATACCTGTAGATTAGGTCTTATAATAATGGCCTTCTGCCTTGTAGAAACAACTTGAGAGCATCTACATTTTCAATTAATAGAAACTATAGTTTGTTCCAATGTCTTATTCTCAGGGGAAAAGTGTCCAGAATAAGATGTTAgtgttctttatttaaaaaaaaaaaaaaattattctcatTACAAAACTAGTCTCTCACTTATAAactaaaaagggatttttttttttgtagttaagGCTTTTATTTGCAAGCTTTGTGCAAGGGGACAGGATGACAGATTTCAAATCCCCACCCCGAGATTAAAAAGTGGCTTCTTGCTAGAAAGATTCAAGACAGGAACTCTACTACAAAGGAATCAAGCAAAAGTATTCTACATAGCAACTGAATAGATTACTCAAGAACATCTCCCCTAAAAAGAAGCTAGGTTGAAGAGGCACTGACCACCACCACATCCCTCCAGAGAATGGTCCCTGCTAAAGTCATACAATTAAAAATCAGTACATAAGTAATGTTACTAATCAGAATTGTGTGATGCAACTAACTTCAACAGTATTAAAGAATGCATTTGCCCCACTATAAGGTAGTCACATAATGAACCAAGTATTTGTTAATAAACTGACAAATACCAATGCCAATATAACATTTGGTGATTACAATTCTACCAGCTCTATTACTTCTCAGTTTCAttctactttttcttttttctataaGATCATGGTATCCCTTTTCTTCATGTGTCATCAGCacatttcctcttccttctctccctccacactctcctctcctcccatttTCCCCTCAAAAAGTTCCCCTCTCTATGtctgtgtatttttaaatgaaacaaacacacttCCTCTTTTTAGCTTCAGTCTCTCCCACCCATCCCGCTCCCAGCCACATAGCTCAGAAGTTTTACCAGAGACCTAATACACTGAAGACTATACCCCTAAGTAACAACAGGCTGCCACCCTAATCCTAAGTGAACATGCAGCAGAACAGCCAGGGCTCTCTCCAACCACAGACTTCTTTGAAAGGGCAGGGTGCTAAAATTCTTTCCAGCATGCTGTCCCCAGACTCAGCTCAAGGGCTCTATCATTTAGGTCAGCCTCCAGCTAATAGCCATCTGATAAATTTGAAGCTGCCCTCCCACGCAGGCTTTAGAAGGGATAATATTCCCTGTCATTTTCTCGGCTCTTGCCATAAGGTAAGTGGGTGTGAAGGTCTCCACTACTCTACCCCTCCTTCACCTTTCTGTATACAGCTATAGTGGTGGTGTCTCTGCTACTCTACTCCTTTTCTAATTCTGTTTTTGGATCTTCATCCACAGTGAATAGCTTTAGTGTCTGCCTCAGTGAAAACTGACTCAATTGTTGTCTGTTTCCATTGTACCTTATGGGGCTCCTAAAACCAGCTGTGAAAACTCATAAAACTGGTTAGTTTTCACTTCTGCTGTTGTCCACAGCTTTCCCCAGCTTCAGCAGACGTACTGAAACACACCTGTCTGTAGACTTAATAAACAAAGCACTGCACTGGTTTACACACAATTCATATCTGGACCATAATAAGGTCTAGGttgcttgatttatttatttttaaaattagagtGAAAGCTTATAACTTGTCAAAGttgatggcattcacccaagaaagcTTCCAACTTGACCTGGGCAAGTAGGTTGGAAAGGACAGgcttgaacacacacacaaagcattcCAGTATCACTTCGCTAGCTAACTCTAATAGTCCCTTCTATTACAGAAGTATGCAGAAAGTTCTATATACATATTACTTTTGAGTGTCATGTTCACGTAGCATCTTTTTTAGCAAGACAAAAAAGTCTCAATAGGTTCTTTAGGTATACTTATGGTCAGAAAAGCGGATATTGGGTGTTCTATATTTTTTCTTCATCAGATGTTTATTGCATCAAAATTTTATGATTGCTAATTTCAAAGTCAAATTGTGTTCAGCTTCACAAGTCACCCTACCCTAGCAATTTTGTAGAAAGAACTCTGCTAAGTTTTTGTTGTTTGATCCATGATGaagcaaaaatacaaataatgttTTGCAGCTGTATTGGCTCTGCAGTGCCACCAGAGGTTAAGTTAGTGAAAACCTTAtctgtatcagtttaaaaaaaaacccacacccatcAACAACATAGGGAAAACATACAGAGGACGTGAAGTTAAAAAGAGAAAAGCATTGAGAAGGCAGGCTCAtgtttttcatgtttgtttttgtaactgCAAACATACTTAAGCTTTTCCTTGCCCTGTATGCTTTACAGCAGATCACATCCTATACTGACATGTGCATAAGCAGCCTATTTTGAATGTTAGTTTTAATAACGGTTAGCATAATGAGCCAGGATTTAAGTGAAGTGCTGAATTCACTGACAAGGTACAGAATTACTACAAGCCTGCTCAGTTACCCCTATAAACACTGATACAAAGTATGGCCTCAGACCACAACTAGACAGGATACTTTCATGGTGGTCCACACAAAGTATTTTAAGAACCAAGTAGTGAAAATTTGGTACAAGACAAGACAAAGAAACAGGAAGAACTCAAAGGCAAAATTAGTTGGAAATATTACTAGTCAGCTTGTCAAGTGATTAGAGCCAAGCCTGCCTTAAAAGAGCCCCCAGGGAATGGCCTGGAAATAACACTTTTCAGACCATAAATGCTTTATAAACATTGTGTTTATAGCTATGCAGattctggatttttttatagTGCTTATCACTATAGTAATGTACTATTTAGGTAtgaatatataattttataacaTTTTTAAGGCCCTGGAACATTTGTTTTAGTCAATATATTAAAAGTCACCATATTTTGGTGCTACACAAAAAAATTTGGTTCCTCCCCTAAAAGTACTAATGATTAATTAATTGCATCAGAAACCCCCATATCTTACAATATGAAACCTACCCCATGCCAGTTTCAAAAGCCAGACAGAGCTGTTCAGGAAAATGAACCGATCAGTCTAGTCTATTGAGAATGGATGTTGGGGAGAGACAAACCATTAGGCAGGAGTTTTagctggtcaggtgtcagccccCATTAAGAGCCAGCTAGCCCTTCTCTCGTgcaggcagtggttctcaaacttttgtactggtgacccctttcacatagcaagcctctgtgtgcaaccccccttttaaattaaaaacacttctttacatacttaacaccattataaatgctggaggcaacgtggggtttggggtggaggctgacagctcccgacccccccatgtaataacctggtgactccctgaggggtcccaacccccagtttgagaaccactatcc
Above is a genomic segment from Emys orbicularis isolate rEmyOrb1 chromosome 2, rEmyOrb1.hap1, whole genome shotgun sequence containing:
- the PDP1 gene encoding pyruvate dehyrogenase phosphatase catalytic subunit 1, translated to MPAPTQLFPLIRNCEIGRIYNTVCYCHHKHLCCLSPHLAHNHLRCAPQKKLATLCPKENFNQFIHARSYVSTPQRFYLTPPQVNSILKANEYSFKVPEFDGKNISSILGFDSNQLPANAPIEDRRSAATCLQTRGMLLGVFDGHAGCACAQAVSERLFYYIAVSLLPHETLLEIENAVESGHALLPILQWHKHPNDYFSKEASKLYFNSLRTYWQELIDLNTGETTDVKEALINAFKRLDNDISLEAQVGDPNSFLNYLVLRVAFSGATACVAHVDGVDLHIANTGDSRAMLGVQEEDGSWSAVTLSYDHNAQNESEIERVKLEHPKSEEKSVVKQDRLLGLLMPFRAFGDVKFKWSIELQKRVIESGPDQLNDNEYTKFIPPNYHTPPYLTAEPEVIHHKLRPQDKFLVLATDGLWETMHRQDVVRIVGEYLTGVHHQQPIAVGGYKVTLGQMHGLLTERRARISSAFEDQNAATHLIRHAVGNNEFGTVDHERLSKMLSLPEELARMYRDDITIIVVQFNSHIVGACQNEEF